GAGAAAAAGGATGACAAAAAAGATGACAAGAAAGATGACAAGAAAAAAGATGAGAAGAAAGAGGAACCGTGAGTACATTTATGATCTGGACGTATTGTTTTTACCAAAATGAAATTTGCTTGATATTTCTTTTGTTGATTTGGTACTGTTTGTGTTGATAGGAAGGAGGTGTGGATCATGGACCCTGCCACAGACATGTACTATTACTGGTTGGTCACCATCGCGATCCCTGTCTTCTACAACCTCATGTTGCTGGTGGCAAGGTATCACCAGTTTGATGACAGATTATTAtacacattataatatagatcagaaaatgttgtaatattgtcttacaattttttttatttttttattttaacacacatATCAGACCCAAAATACAACATGTcatgtttagtttttagttagaaacaaacaaatggacTGATTATGGACACTTGCATTCAATTTTGTGGTTTGCATTTCATTTACATcatcttaaaggtccagaaatcacattacaatcagatTTTGTTGTCCATGTAAGTACATCAACTACATATACCATGATCCTTTTAGACTTTCATTGCAACTGACATGAAAAACTATTGTTACTAAACCTAGTCTCGTCAGACCTTTGGCAAATCTATAATAGAATAATCTGTACAATATCAGATAATTACACAtgaatactaataataattccCTCACTTTTTAGGGCTTGCTTTAATGAGCTCCAGCGGCAGAACACCACCATGTGGATGGTGTTTGACTACATATCAGACCTGATCTACTACATTGATACTTTTGTCAGACTCAGGACTGGTGAGTATCTAGTGAGCTTAGTTTACAATGGGCATTTCCAGGCATAGGAAGAATGTGCAAATGCACAGGTCCCCACCAGCCACTAGGGGGCCCCAAAAGGACAAATCTCTAAATGCTTAGTCTCACCTTAGTATAGTGTATTACAGGCATTTAAGGGgctgttaaaataaatgatctaTAACATCATGCATTTTATGGTACACTGCTACATAAGAAAAAAACTGACTGTAAAATGTAAtctgtttattttaacataGGATTTTGAGGTAATAATTAATACAGAAGCTCCTAACAACCTCCTCCTAACCTTTGTTCATCCAATCAGGCATATTGTTACTAAACACATAGTTACTGAGACCAAAAAGCAAATAATAGGCAGCAATTGGACAACTGAAAGGAAACATCTGTATGAAACTATCCCagtcagttgtttctgtgtcatagtgcaatatcacagcggcagaaaggactaagtgggcggagctaaaagttcaaactaaaacatgttcctgacttTGGTTTGAGATCAGGAACTGGCTCTTTTTTATAGGATGTTTATGTGCTTaggatttattttaatttggcaATTTACAAAAATGGTGAAGTACTTtttcaacaaataaatgaaagaataatAAACAAACCTTCTAcggtgtttacattcatgttataaaaagataaataaaaaacatattgtatGGCATTGGAGTTTTGGCAATTTCGGTTAACTAAGGGCATCGCAATCTTGCACAAGGTTTCCCAAAAGCTAGAAACGTGCCCGAACAACCTGACCAATTACATAAAGGTCATTCTCATTTACAATTCAATCTCGTACATGTTTATACCCTTTGCTCTTGTGTTTTTTAGGTTTTCTGGAGCAGGGCTTGCTTGTGAAGGACCCCAAGATCTTAAAGGAGAAGTACATCAAGACTCGTCAGTTCAAACTGGACGTCATCTCCATCATCCCCACAGACATAGTCTTCTTCTACCTGGGAGTGAACAACCCCGAGTGGAGGTTCAACCGGCTGTTCCGCCTCTCCCGCCTCTTTGAGTTTTTTGACCGCACTGAAACCAGAACCAACTTCCCCAACATCTTCCGAATCGCTAACCTCGTAGGctacatcatcatcattatccaCTGGAACGGTTGCCTCTATTTCGCTGTCTCTAAAGTACTAGGATTTGGCTCGGACACTTGGGTCTATCCGACAGCCGAGAAAAACCCAGAATATGGACGCCTAGCTAGACAGTACATCTATTGCTTCTACTGGTCGACACTAACGCTAACCACGATCGGTGAAACTCCCCCTCCGGTCCGGGACATTGAATATTTCTTTGTCGTGTGTGACTTTTTAACCGGTGTTCTCATTTTTGCTACGATTGTCGGTAACGTCGGTGCCATGATCTCCAACATGAGTGCAGCGCGAGTGGAATTCCAAGCGAAAATTGACTCTATAAAGCAGTACATGCAATTCCGTAAAGTTTCCAAAGAGTTAGAGCATCGAGTTGTGAAGTGGTTCGACTATTTGTGGACCGAGGAGAAAACCTGCGATGAAAAGCAAGTCTTGAAAAATCTTCCAGACAAATTGAAGGCTGAAATTGCCATTAACGTCCATCTCGAAACACTACGAAAAGTGCGCATTTTTCAAGATTGCGAAGCTGGGTTGCTAGTAGAGTTGGTTCTCAAACTTCAACCTCAAGTTTTTAGCCCGGGTGACTACATTTGTAAAAAGGGGGACATCGGAAGAGAAATGTATATTATAAAAGAAGGAAAGCTAGCTGTTGTAGCGGATGATGGTGTTACGCAATTCGTTGTACTTAGCGACGGGGCATACTTCGGAGAGATTAGCATCCTCGGAATCAAAGGGAGTAAAGCGGGAAATAGGAGAACTGCCAATATCCGTAGCGTTGGGTATTCTGACTTGTTTGCGCTGTCCAAGGAAGATCTCATGGATGCGCTAATTGAGTATCCGGATGCTAAATACGCGCTCGAGGACAAAGGGAGGGCCATTCTGATGAAGGATAACCTGATCGACGAGGCCCTGGTCTCAGCCACAGATGCTAAAGACCTGGAGGACAAGGTGAACCAGATGGAGGCCAGCGTGGACATCATGATGCTCAAGCTGAAGAAGTTAATGGCTCAGTATGAGTCATCGCAGAGGAAACTCAAGCAAAGGCTAACCAACATGAGCAACCAGGTCCGCACACTGCGCTCAGATCAAGAGTATTAACAAActtggagaggagggaggacagtgCAAGGACGGTTCAAAAGTGACATTCAGGCAGAGATTGAAAactatttaatttaatacaatGGAAATTGGGATTGTGTTATTCTACATCAGAGAGAAGACTTAGTTCTATCACGGATTAAATAGAGCTAGCTAACTAATTTCACCCAAAGTTTATTGCCATTGAGAATAAATGCAATACATTCAACATTGTGTTATAGAGATATTTATATTTCTCATGGGGACAAAAACACAGCTACTATGGGCCTCAAGCGGAGTGCACCCAAAATAAGTGGTAGTCAAATGCGCTGCTGGGACAAAGGACATTTGTACAATAGACTATtaaaatgttactgttttgtcATATTGTGTTTCTTTTGGGTGTAACAAAATTGGCATTGTCCCAATATCACATCATCAAATGTGTCATTCAATTATCAGTTATTTTGGACTTTTGCAGTCTCTATACTTACTAAAAAAGTACAAAGGAGAATGGAGATTTGTTTTGATAGAGGGcagacatttgaaaaacattccTCTTAATCTTGATCTTGCAGCTCTCTATAGAGTAGTTTGAAATGTCTGATGCTAAAACTGAAAGCAACTGAAAGAGAATTGAATTGCCTGGTGTTCAGCCCGCATTATGCTTTATCATAAGCGAAGACAGACTTTAAAACTACTATTTGTAATTACACTTCTTAGATAATATCTACTTTACTTCTCTCTgacagtgtgccagctttggtctgGCAGAAgaagcacaggtgagtctgagcTGATGCCACATTTGTTTGCATGTCGGGCTGTTGGGATGAGAGAGTCCTCCTAGGACAGTGCTCGTTCTCCTGACCTGTGTGCATTAATGAATGTGCTTTTGGCCTGATGCTGAGAACACTTTCTGAATCTGTTTGTGACATAATGTTTTGAGCAGAAACTATTGCCTGCAGAAGTTAAAGCTGATACAAAATATTTTGCGATTTATTTGTTGTGAACTCTATTTTGGCTTCCACCAATCAACATCCCTCACATTACATCTCATGTATCTGCTTCCAAAATTCTCATTCCTCCGACCTGAGCAAATGACTTCATGCGACATTTATGCGCAACTTCCACTCGCGTAGTATTAAGTAGTATTTACGGTTTATCTGAATGTTGCAAAAGGCAAGGTAATGGAAGGGGGGGGGTGGCAGGTTTCAGATCTGCCATCTCTGTACAAATAGCTTTAATGcttcagtttttctttgtatttgatCCATACTTCTATCTGGGGCggcaaaacacaaacagaccatTATGAGCAGTGGGCAGTGGAGTAAAACTTAAGATCCATTTCTAAcagatcctggttcagatcAGAAGGGGATCATAGACTTCTACtgttttgatttcatttaaacagtaaaaaaatgaCAAACCCAACACATTGGAAAAAGCAGTCATCTTTATTGAGCATGTTTTCACAACACTGAATACTTAGCGCCGTCCACCACTGTTCAAGAAGTCAAACCAACCAATCAACTGCTTCCCTTTGCCAGGTTCAACTTTGACCTTCACTAGGCTCTAGAGTCCGTTCACATGTCCAAGGTGTGTGCAGCATCTCGAGCGTCCAAAATAATTAGAACCGAGGTACAACGTAATGCAAAAGAAAACTGGAAACCTTGAACCTGGCTTGTTGGGAGTTATGGAGTATGCTAGCCACATGTTAACTCCACTAACGAACGCAACGCACAACTGGCGCCATTTATGATCCAGTGTCCGAGCGCAATCCGTGCCGTGTCAAATCATAACGTTTAAATAAGCAACCCgacaaataatgacaaaatgttACCCCAGCCGAACAGAAATACAAATCATGACAAAATAAGTGCATTGATACAGAAAGAATGGCTCAGGGATCTGTGGTGTGAATTAGTGGCATGGTTGGAACCCCCTTTCGCTCACCAATTATTAGGTACACCTATTCTATTGTTATTCATGTAAAACTAACCAGGCATGACAGAAATTATAttaatttaagtaaaaaaatataaaaaatcaggCCAAAACTGAACTGGTAAcgatttaaaagagaaaaaaaaaaaactttataaatTTGATTAGATTGTTGTAATAGAATAAGAAGAGGTTTACATAATATTTGCTGTAGTCATGTTACCCCCAAAATCTGTAAAATGGATATACcgtaaaactgtatttttacattgtacAACAAGCTGCATCTCTAGGACTAACCCACATTTGAATTACAGTAAATCGCTAACTGTAGTCATTTACCAGTAAAGTCATTACACACTTGAGACGTTTGAGGACGTTCACAACCAAAACACGTATTTGCTTGTAATTTTGTCACTCCTCAACCATAATGTGTTTCTGTTCTGCAAATTTCTATGGTTTCTACAATTTCTAAGGTAACTGAGTTTGaagaaaaagtttgaaaaaaaaaaagagccaaaagCTGAGTTGAAACATTTACGTTTTTTTGATACACAATAGTTGTCATAGAAGTGTAGTTTATGGCACAATGTGTTGCCATACAAAACATGCTAGGTTATcgtttgcttttttaaaatagcCATCActttttttcagtaaatattttaGAATCCAAATAATTCATTTAATGGAATATTTTATTACCATATTGATAACAAAATCCGGCTCCCATCTGCTTCTCCAAACTGGAACGaccattactactacttgtaccTCAAAATGGACCTCCTCACTCTAGTGGTTGGCACTTGGAGAACTGTCTACACACAAACCACTTAGGTCTATAATAGTTTGGTTGTTCCGTCTAACAGCAATACTGGTCTTTAATCCAGAAGAACACAGGAAGACATCAAATGCTTTGCGACAATCGCGGCAACCTGTGACCAAAAAACATTCGGAAAGAAATGTCTAAGTGCACTTTACACAGCTCAGATTGAGTCTCCTCCCCCGAAACAAAGACAGCCATTCAAGAACTGACTGAGGAGTtcactaaaaacaaataaatggtgCAAAATGGTAAACAAAAGATTCTAAACAACTCGAGGTCTACAGTGGCCAAGAAGTGCTTCAAATATCTACTTTTGACAGACTGAGCAGTCTTTGATGCAACTTAAAAGGTGTACtgcgtaacctttctggtgtaGTGTCTGCcccctgctcgtctccgtggagatgcaaTAGCTTTGAACATGGAATGTTCTATAGTACGGCATTaaaaacttatctccatggagacaaacaggtcacgacaccaggccaagttacaagtctggagaggagagcctgcttacagtaagaattcTTTCAAGGCATTTCAAACAATAGAAaagacctgtaattgaataaatgcaagataaattaggtttaatgccacactgtggaacattccaggcaaagcaataacccaTCAATTGAGACAAGccggtggtggaccctccaccagaaaagttatagtgcagctttaacttacagaaacaaaaacaaacaaacaaaacaagcatagaacatattatgtattttgacagttatatttttaattgCTTGTTGGCTTTTTAATGAAATGCCCATTAATACAGTCCAACTGCATCACTTATCCCAAATCACTAACTGCAATAACTGTATTGCAACAATGTCTCTGCCCAGCTTATGGTTGTCAATGTGACAAAAATTATGCTTTGCCTCTATATAAAAGCTTTTCAAGACCTACTAAGTTTGGAAGGGCTAGTCTTATAACATTTAAGGAAAACCTGCCTTCTGGCTTCAGTTTGGGGTAATACAACAGATTTTGTCCagttctaataaaataaaaagcaacatTGTAATCTGGATTTGTATGGGCAGACAACTTTAGCGTAGACTTAAGTTTCACATGTACtactatatttgttttgacattaGCTGGATAATAGCTACTAGGGCGTATTTTGTGGCACCTCCTGGCCACCGTAGAAGGGGCTACGTAGTGAGATGGTAATGCGTGCTCACATTGACACTCCACTCTCTCCACAGTGTACCCgaacagagacagaaacacGGCTAATAAATAATCCTGTAATGACGCTGTATAGAGCAGCGGCGCGGCACATTCAGAGTGTGGGAGCGCGCCTTGGATCTGTGCTTCACACCGCTGAAGGGGACAGGCACCTTCTGCTGCACTCCCATTGGTCGCTCTGTGGCTGGTAAAGGGCTGAGGGCGGGGCCAGAGGTTCTCATGTTGTGGGCGGGGCAGGTGTAGTTGTAGGAGTggggcagggggcggggctcagaGCATACCAAACCCTTTGGCATAGGTAATGGCTTTCAGCAGTCTCTCCCTCAGCTTCTCTTTGCTGCTGTACTCAGGCAGCAAGAGCACGTTGAAGCAGGTGTGGGACGTAGGTaacctgcacaaacacaaacaacattttatttttaatgaaccccttagcattccgggtcattttggtgaaattgcctttgttctgacctctccaaattaaaataatcactattattgaaccctcagtagtaaatgcacaagtttggggtctttgtaaaggtaacaccctatagttttacatACCACCGCAAAGAGCCTGCCTATCATCCTTCTGCCTTTTTCCCACCTACACCACCCCTCCCCCCAGTGTCAGAGTATATACATTAGTACTCATTTAACTGCAGTGAGACACAATTTGAGATAGACTTGTGTCctcattggatttttttgttcagtatgatgtggAGAATGTGCGTGCCACATTTAAGTTTCTatgacaaatacttttttaaactcatccaataaaaaaaaaagaaagtacacTGTGTTGCTGTCTTATCGCAGTCACACTCAACACTTGATTACCATTTTGGGTGAAACTCTATAATGACAggtcttgtttattttttgagtttttcagtGCTGTGCTCTGACCTGTCTGTGTCGGGGCCGTTCTTGGCGATGATCATTTTGAGTTTGCCCAGGCCTCCCACAGGGGCCCGGTCTGTGCCAGTGGTGAACTGCAGGAACAGGCGCTTCTGCTCCTCACCAAACGAGTGCAGCGTTTCCCAGAACTCCCTGTAGTCATGGAAACACAAGTTAACTGTCTGCAGTGGTACCCGAAAACTTTTCTTACATCGCGTCGTTTCTGGATCCACACTTGAAGACAAATCAGTGCCATGAATTTTGGGggatgaaatactttttacagtaATTCTTTGCCAGTTTTGCTGTACAATCCCACATTCCACTATAGTCCAGTTCTATACAGTTTTTCGGGTGATTTTAAAACTGCTctaagattttaatgaaatccaaaattctctcaaaaatcttaaattatcattgaatgcaattaaaacaaacaaacataccgGTCCATGCTACAAATCTTAATATACTAAATGGTACACTGACTAAgagtcaccacctataaatatcttgggttttggcttgacgaaaactttaaaatatatatctcagaattatgtaacaaaattttgatttttattatagaaataaatcttgtatcctattgaattacagaaaaactGCTCAAGAAACCCTtcattctgtactggattatggatatataatatacatgcagtTTTCAGCcactactttgaaacctttagctAAAAACTTTCATGAATTGAATTTAAAACCGATAACtatacactctatgaaaaagtagtttgttagaagagaacaacactgaatatctcacttgctagTTGAACTTTGATCCAGGAACCTTTAATGCAAGATCTTATtttctacgtctaaaaactggctgcactagaactgaaattgGGAAGAAAAATCACCAAAAGCTTTATTTCCCAAAATACTGGCGCCAATAATGCATGTTAATAATGTGGTGATAAacttttataatcacacctgcacctgtttttaatgttttaaataggcTTATGtagacatttgttttgtttgttttttctgtattttaatcaTGGTGCTCATGAAAGAGTccgagtgctctcattgggttctccctgtagaaataaaaataaacagcgaAGACATATCTCAGTGCACTGCAGATGACTACCACCAGAACAATGCATCTCTCTGTTTAAGACTCGCATGTAAAAATGTTTCACCCACAAACTCTGCAGTAACTGAGACAATTATAAACACAtcccatataaaaaaaaatctgcaccCATAAGACTAGTAATCCATACaccatatatatgtatatatttatatcaaaGTGCagatattaataaaataaactattttctCTGTGTTATTTTTGGGACTTACTTAATAATCCTTGAATCTTTATTATAACCACCGTCGTATTCTGTTGTTTCTTCAAGTGCTAGAAAGTCGAGGTTCTGCAGAGACGAAACCAGTGAACAGATGAGGACAAAATGAAGACACTTTGGTTGAGGTTTGAGCAGGATTCTTAcccggctcccacagatgagcaGCTCGATCTCCTCCGGTCTGAATAAGTACTTGAGCGGTGATTCGTTGGTGACCATATGGAAACCTCTCCTGAAGGCTTTGAACTGTTTCTCTacacttttgttcagtatataGTCAGCGTACTGGGACACAAActcctgcaaagaaaaaaaagctaaaagatAAGACACATTCTTTGTTTGGCTTAGTAGATaactagttacaggtcagatctgtggagagacaagcctgctcacagtaaggccGCAGGTTAAGTagctatttttgagcaataaaaacacctgtagtgTTTTTAGACAAGTTAAATGACATACTGTTAAacattcaggcaaagtaatagtaTCTCAATGGGGGACTAGCAGGTGGCGGTCCCcctaccagaaaggttacacagtgcacctttattaaCCTCAAGTTCTAAAGAAAATGCTATTCAAAGTAAATTCTAGGAAATATTTTAACCAATTTAGATGAAGTATGTATGTGTCAAACTTGTTATACTGGATATATATTAAGTAACACCAAGTAAACACATTTGAAtagctctcctcctcacctttcTG
This genomic window from Periophthalmus magnuspinnatus isolate fPerMag1 chromosome 2, fPerMag1.2.pri, whole genome shotgun sequence contains:
- the LOC117384726 gene encoding cyclic nucleotide-gated channel cone photoreceptor subunit alpha-like, which produces MIPSHPQGPTAGLTMRNRASISPWPLGSQNTNCSNNNDGKKEEKKDDKKNEKDEKKDEKKDEKKDEKKDEKKDEKKDEKKDEKKDEKKDDKKDDKKDDKKKDEKKEEPKEVWIMDPATDMYYYWLVTIAIPVFYNLMLLVARACFNELQRQNTTMWMVFDYISDLIYYIDTFVRLRTGFLEQGLLVKDPKILKEKYIKTRQFKLDVISIIPTDIVFFYLGVNNPEWRFNRLFRLSRLFEFFDRTETRTNFPNIFRIANLVGYIIIIIHWNGCLYFAVSKVLGFGSDTWVYPTAEKNPEYGRLARQYIYCFYWSTLTLTTIGETPPPVRDIEYFFVVCDFLTGVLIFATIVGNVGAMISNMSAARVEFQAKIDSIKQYMQFRKVSKELEHRVVKWFDYLWTEEKTCDEKQVLKNLPDKLKAEIAINVHLETLRKVRIFQDCEAGLLVELVLKLQPQVFSPGDYICKKGDIGREMYIIKEGKLAVVADDGVTQFVVLSDGAYFGEISILGIKGSKAGNRRTANIRSVGYSDLFALSKEDLMDALIEYPDAKYALEDKGRAILMKDNLIDEALVSATDAKDLEDKVNQMEASVDIMMLKLKKLMAQYESSQRKLKQRLTNMSNQVRTLRSDQEY